A genomic window from Pseudoalteromonas piratica includes:
- a CDS encoding ABC transporter permease: protein MLDDILYAVRGMLKNPRFAALTTFVMTIGLSLCIYMFSFIFNTLNGTIPLENGERLRKVTTVVNGVAYDGTSVRYQEYLDIVNQQTSFEFLDAYDTYTVTVSTSDRAIRYSSHFVNEEFFKVSEAKAALGRLLTKADSTSNERVVVLGDLVWREMFASDPTIVGQKVRIDGKNHTVVGVTEPGYRFPDFAQMYMPFKVESQGLAREDSNFVAVYGVLKEGVSEQQANREMETIFAEFARQYPELNSTKIGFVWTFQMEKIGKGGDALVLAMALAVLFILILACVNVGNLLLSSAIERNKESAIRTALGAPRSVLIRQLMCESLIISVLSGCLAVLIAGYGLDLTFDYFLNSLPIEPPFWWQAGLTQTSLLITVVTVLSTVLITGGLPAWRATKTDINAVLRDGTRGAQSKTAGLLSKVIVGLEVTLSCALIMLSAAMLNLVSKMNDADYGVAVDNRVAARIALPSERYGKENIARAKQYYQSLEEKLTANPAIETVTFSQSLPHTWGIFQNISVEGVDYGKNPSYPGSNVSIVMNNYFSAMEMTLLEGRLLNNSDAAGTSLNAVVTKNFAEKHLAGENPIGKRIKLMEMDNAVVTIVGVTNNVIFGQPFEHNSDKASMFLAYQQFPRLNMNAVIKSVSTAPATHNPVSLLNKAAVELDADVAPYSITDLQTGIEGRLSGMNFIANIFILFAISSMVIAFSGIYGVMANSIVQKTQEIGVRRALGADNSNVYNHYLMQAIKQLVAGLVLGIPSGVLLVKMLEQGSMAEGSMLVYIGVPVLISLVIVLAVVLPVRNALNMEPSSALRHE from the coding sequence ATGTTAGACGATATTTTATATGCTGTGCGAGGGATGCTTAAAAACCCACGTTTTGCAGCGCTAACCACCTTTGTTATGACCATTGGTTTAAGCTTATGCATTTATATGTTCAGCTTTATTTTCAACACGTTGAACGGAACTATTCCACTTGAAAATGGCGAGCGTTTACGCAAAGTGACAACGGTAGTAAACGGTGTGGCGTATGATGGTACGTCGGTGCGTTACCAAGAGTACCTCGATATTGTAAATCAACAAACCAGCTTTGAGTTTCTAGATGCTTACGATACTTACACAGTAACCGTTTCAACCAGTGACCGTGCTATTCGCTATTCATCGCACTTTGTAAATGAAGAATTCTTTAAAGTATCAGAGGCGAAAGCAGCGCTTGGGCGCTTACTGACTAAAGCAGATTCTACAAGCAATGAACGTGTGGTAGTGTTAGGCGATTTAGTATGGCGTGAAATGTTTGCGTCAGACCCAACAATCGTCGGTCAAAAAGTTCGTATCGATGGTAAAAACCACACTGTGGTAGGAGTAACAGAGCCAGGTTATCGCTTCCCAGACTTTGCGCAAATGTATATGCCTTTTAAAGTTGAAAGCCAAGGTCTTGCGCGAGAAGATTCTAACTTCGTAGCAGTTTACGGTGTACTCAAAGAAGGTGTTTCTGAGCAGCAGGCAAATCGCGAAATGGAGACAATTTTCGCGGAATTTGCACGCCAGTATCCAGAGCTAAACTCTACAAAAATTGGCTTTGTTTGGACTTTCCAAATGGAAAAAATTGGTAAAGGCGGTGATGCGCTGGTACTTGCTATGGCGTTAGCGGTGTTGTTTATTTTAATCTTAGCGTGTGTAAACGTAGGTAACTTGTTGTTATCTAGTGCTATTGAGCGCAACAAAGAAAGTGCCATTCGTACAGCGCTGGGTGCACCACGCTCTGTGCTTATTCGCCAATTAATGTGTGAAAGCTTAATTATTAGTGTGCTTTCTGGTTGCTTAGCTGTGTTAATTGCAGGCTATGGGTTAGATTTAACGTTTGACTACTTTTTAAATTCACTGCCAATTGAACCGCCATTTTGGTGGCAAGCAGGGCTTACTCAAACAAGCTTGCTGATTACTGTGGTAACGGTGTTAAGCACAGTACTCATTACTGGTGGCTTACCAGCATGGCGTGCGACTAAAACCGATATTAACGCAGTATTGCGTGACGGTACACGCGGTGCGCAAAGCAAAACGGCGGGTTTACTTAGCAAAGTAATTGTTGGTTTAGAAGTCACTTTATCGTGTGCGCTTATTATGCTTTCAGCGGCGATGCTTAATTTAGTAAGCAAAATGAATGACGCTGATTATGGTGTTGCGGTTGATAACCGTGTTGCAGCACGAATTGCATTGCCAAGCGAACGCTACGGAAAAGAAAACATTGCAAGAGCAAAACAGTACTATCAATCACTTGAAGAAAAGCTAACTGCAAACCCTGCAATTGAAACTGTTACCTTTAGTCAGTCATTACCTCACACCTGGGGTATTTTTCAAAATATCTCGGTTGAGGGAGTAGATTATGGTAAAAACCCTAGTTACCCAGGTTCTAACGTCAGCATTGTTATGAATAACTATTTTTCAGCAATGGAGATGACATTACTGGAAGGGCGCTTATTAAATAACAGCGATGCAGCAGGAACAAGCCTAAATGCGGTTGTTACTAAAAACTTTGCTGAAAAACATTTAGCGGGTGAAAACCCAATTGGCAAGCGCATTAAATTAATGGAAATGGATAATGCAGTAGTCACCATTGTAGGTGTTACAAACAATGTCATATTCGGTCAACCTTTTGAGCATAATAGTGATAAAGCATCAATGTTTTTGGCTTATCAGCAGTTTCCTCGTTTGAATATGAATGCGGTAATTAAAAGTGTTTCAACAGCCCCAGCAACGCATAACCCTGTAAGCTTATTAAATAAAGCGGCGGTTGAATTAGATGCTGATGTTGCACCTTACAGTATTACTGATTTACAAACAGGTATTGAGGGGCGCTTATCGGGTATGAATTTTATTGCCAATATCTTCATTTTGTTTGCTATCTCGTCAATGGTCATTGCATTTAGTGGAATTTACGGTGTTATGGCTAACTCTATTGTGCAAAAAACGCAAGAAATTGGTGTTCGCCGCGCGCTTGGTGCAGATAACAGCAACGTGTATAACCACTACTTAATGCAAGCGATAAAACAGCTAGTGGCTGGCTTAGTTTTAGGTATTCCATCCGGTGTGCTTTTAGTAAAAATGTTAGAGCAAGGCAGTATGGCTGAGGGCTCGATGCTTGTTTATATCGGTGTACCCGTGTTAATTAGCTTGGTAATTGTTCTTGCAGTTGTGCTACCAGTTCGTAACGCACTTAATATGGAACCATCAAGTGCACTTAGGCACGAATAG
- a CDS encoding ABC transporter ATP-binding protein: MNTLIKLTNLKKVFATDEVETHALSEINLDIKQGEYVSISGPSGCGKSTLLSILGLLDTCSGGSFELNGHQVAGLDHKQRAYIRNKEIGFVFQSFNLISDLTVEENVTLPLTYRKDLSKAERKQMALAALEKVDMSHRAKHYPAQLSGGQQQRVAVARAIVGNPSIILADEPTGNLDSKNAELVMALLDKLHAEGTTICMVTHDPRGAKRAERIVEVFDGRIVGDTETHVAVA, encoded by the coding sequence ATGAATACACTAATTAAACTAACAAACCTAAAAAAAGTATTTGCTACCGATGAAGTTGAAACTCACGCCCTAAGCGAGATTAATTTAGATATTAAACAAGGTGAGTATGTATCAATTTCGGGCCCTTCAGGTTGTGGTAAATCAACCTTGTTATCAATTTTAGGCTTACTGGATACCTGTTCGGGTGGCAGTTTTGAATTAAACGGTCATCAGGTCGCTGGGCTTGACCACAAACAGCGCGCATACATTCGCAATAAAGAAATCGGTTTTGTATTTCAGTCGTTTAACCTGATTAGCGATTTAACGGTAGAAGAAAACGTTACTTTGCCTCTAACTTATCGTAAAGACTTAAGTAAAGCAGAGCGTAAGCAAATGGCGCTGGCGGCACTAGAAAAAGTTGATATGAGCCACAGAGCAAAACATTACCCGGCGCAACTTTCGGGTGGTCAGCAGCAACGTGTTGCTGTAGCACGTGCTATTGTTGGCAACCCTTCAATTATTCTTGCGGATGAACCAACCGGTAACCTTGATTCTAAAAATGCAGAACTAGTGATGGCGCTGCTAGACAAATTACATGCAGAGGGCACCACCATTTGTATGGTTACTCACGATCCCCGTGGTGCAAAACGTGCTGAACGCATTGTGGAAGTATTTGATGGTCGCATTGTTGGCGATACTGAAACGCATGTTGCAGTCGCATAA
- a CDS encoding efflux RND transporter periplasmic adaptor subunit: MDIIKTKKTPFYKKKAVVFSMAAALFAGAVYGVAQVDFASATVKRSNLLTAEVKAGEFTIKVSGHGVLAPHDVRWVASNVEGKVEKILMKPGAAVNQGDLIVELANPELKQKVEELQWERTALEAELAALKVSQQTKLLDMQASLLQTKMAYDKANMRLQAEELLIKKGNATVSRLDYENSKLTVSQLKETLAIDKRREMQLGENLKANLTAQQARLEKLNKTIERAEFQLASLKVVAPVSGILQAMPLELGQRVSLGSNVAKFAKQDDLIAELKIPELKASAIALGQSVAIDTRFNTIMGTVKRIDPAVVEGTVQVDVELETPLPQEARPDLSVDGDIIVAKKSNTLYVRRPAFSQAERTLSAFKLVENGRYAEKVAVTYGKASSTEIEIVTGLAVGDQVVISEQSEFSRHARVALN; this comes from the coding sequence ATGGACATTATCAAAACTAAAAAAACACCGTTTTACAAAAAGAAAGCAGTAGTATTTTCAATGGCAGCTGCACTTTTTGCAGGCGCCGTTTATGGTGTTGCGCAAGTGGATTTTGCAAGTGCGACGGTTAAGCGTTCTAACTTACTAACTGCAGAAGTTAAAGCAGGCGAATTTACAATCAAAGTATCGGGTCATGGAGTGTTGGCGCCACACGATGTGCGCTGGGTTGCCAGTAATGTTGAAGGTAAAGTCGAAAAAATTCTTATGAAGCCAGGTGCAGCGGTTAATCAAGGCGACTTAATTGTCGAGCTTGCTAACCCAGAACTTAAGCAAAAAGTGGAAGAACTACAGTGGGAGCGAACGGCGCTTGAAGCTGAGCTAGCAGCACTAAAAGTAAGCCAACAAACTAAGTTGCTTGATATGCAGGCAAGTTTGCTACAAACCAAAATGGCCTACGATAAAGCAAATATGCGTCTGCAAGCAGAAGAGCTATTAATTAAAAAAGGCAACGCAACCGTATCTCGTCTTGATTACGAAAATTCAAAATTGACTGTGTCACAGTTAAAAGAAACTCTTGCGATTGATAAACGTCGTGAAATGCAGCTTGGCGAAAATTTAAAGGCGAACCTCACTGCACAGCAAGCACGTTTGGAAAAGTTAAACAAAACCATTGAGCGTGCCGAATTTCAACTTGCATCGCTAAAAGTCGTGGCGCCAGTTTCGGGTATATTACAGGCCATGCCGCTTGAATTAGGCCAGCGTGTATCACTTGGTAGTAATGTTGCAAAATTTGCTAAGCAAGATGATTTAATTGCTGAATTAAAAATCCCAGAGCTTAAAGCATCCGCTATCGCGCTTGGCCAGAGTGTAGCGATTGATACCCGCTTTAACACCATTATGGGCACAGTGAAACGCATCGACCCTGCAGTTGTAGAAGGTACAGTGCAAGTGGATGTTGAGCTTGAAACACCATTACCACAAGAAGCGCGCCCCGATCTTTCTGTTGATGGCGACATCATAGTCGCTAAAAAAAGTAACACCTTATATGTTCGCCGCCCAGCATTTTCACAAGCTGAGCGCACCCTAAGTGCTTTTAAATTGGTTGAAAATGGCCGTTACGCTGAAAAAGTGGCGGTGACCTACGGAAAAGCATCAAGTACCGAAATTGAAATTGTAACTGGATTAGCCGTGGGTGATCAGGTGGTCATCTCTGAGCAAAGCGAATTTTCACGTCATGCACGTGTTGCGCTGAACTAA
- a CDS encoding DNA topoisomerase III produces MKLYIAEKPSLGRAIADALPKPHKKMDGHIIVGNGDVVSWCIGHLLELAEPDDYHERYKKWNLADLPIAPDTWQLKAKAKTRKQLTLLKKLIKQASQLVHAGDPDREGQLLVDEVISEAKVSKTKLDSTERLLISDLNLNAVKKALNNLKSNRDFIPLSVSALARSRADWLIGMNLTRAYTIKGKQGGYSGVLSVGRVQTPILGLVVRRDLEIENFVSRPFYEVMAENITEKGEQFQAKWLPSEACVPYQDEDGRVLHKGLCENVISRITEQQGQVLSVEEKTKKQAPPLPYNLSALQIDAAKLFKMPAKKVLDICQSLYEKHKLITYPRSDNRYLPKEHFFEAPHVLSAIENNKGQTSELIANADTSIKHKCWNDKKVEAHHAIIPTSKKLKSASLGFEEEKIYGLICRQYLALFYPDYIYHDTSVLVEIAGGKFKATAKRESQLGFKVLMGKSELKDEVTLPALSKGQLFTCQQGRLVEKQTEPPQHFNDASLLSAMTGIARYVDDAEIKKILRETDGLGTEATRAGIIELLFKRCFLQRQGKHILATETGKALINVLPDKLTKPDMTALWESQLTQIAEKHGSYTSFMSPLLNELKGHIELACKTPVTGFNHLPQPKQKPFKRRYKRKAKTTS; encoded by the coding sequence TTGAAACTCTATATCGCAGAAAAACCGTCTTTAGGGCGTGCTATTGCGGATGCACTGCCAAAACCTCATAAAAAAATGGATGGCCATATTATTGTGGGCAATGGTGATGTAGTGTCGTGGTGTATTGGCCATTTACTGGAACTTGCTGAACCTGATGACTATCACGAGCGCTACAAAAAATGGAATTTAGCTGATTTACCTATCGCCCCTGACACTTGGCAATTAAAAGCCAAAGCTAAAACTCGCAAACAACTTACCTTACTCAAGAAGCTAATTAAGCAAGCCAGCCAACTTGTCCATGCAGGCGACCCTGACCGTGAAGGACAATTGCTGGTAGATGAGGTAATTAGTGAAGCAAAAGTATCAAAAACAAAACTTGATAGTACCGAGCGTTTGCTGATCAGCGACCTTAACTTAAACGCCGTTAAAAAAGCTTTGAATAATTTAAAATCAAATCGTGATTTTATACCGCTGTCTGTCTCTGCATTAGCGCGCTCGCGTGCCGATTGGTTAATCGGCATGAATTTAACCCGTGCTTATACCATTAAAGGTAAACAGGGCGGTTATAGTGGAGTGCTATCAGTTGGTCGGGTGCAAACACCTATTTTAGGCTTAGTGGTTCGTCGCGATTTAGAAATCGAAAACTTCGTCAGTCGCCCGTTTTATGAAGTAATGGCTGAGAATATCACAGAAAAAGGAGAGCAATTTCAAGCTAAATGGCTGCCAAGTGAGGCATGCGTACCTTACCAAGATGAAGATGGCCGTGTGTTGCATAAGGGCCTCTGTGAAAATGTCATAAGCCGTATTACAGAGCAGCAAGGGCAAGTGTTATCTGTTGAAGAAAAAACCAAAAAGCAAGCGCCGCCATTACCTTATAATTTATCTGCGTTACAGATTGATGCGGCAAAGCTCTTTAAAATGCCAGCCAAAAAAGTGTTGGATATTTGCCAAAGCTTATATGAAAAGCATAAGTTGATTACGTACCCACGTTCAGATAATCGTTATTTACCAAAAGAACACTTTTTTGAAGCGCCACATGTGCTTAGTGCGATAGAAAATAACAAAGGGCAAACCAGTGAGTTAATTGCTAACGCTGATACCTCAATTAAACATAAATGTTGGAATGATAAAAAAGTAGAGGCGCACCACGCTATTATTCCCACCAGTAAAAAGCTTAAAAGTGCGAGTTTAGGCTTTGAAGAAGAAAAAATTTATGGCCTTATTTGCCGCCAATATTTAGCATTGTTTTACCCCGATTACATTTATCACGATACAAGTGTATTGGTTGAAATTGCAGGCGGTAAGTTTAAAGCGACGGCAAAGCGTGAAAGCCAATTAGGCTTTAAAGTACTGATGGGAAAAAGCGAATTAAAAGATGAAGTCACTCTGCCTGCGCTTTCAAAAGGACAACTATTTACCTGCCAACAAGGGCGCTTAGTTGAAAAGCAAACAGAGCCGCCGCAACATTTTAACGATGCCAGTTTATTGAGTGCCATGACCGGTATTGCGCGCTATGTAGACGATGCTGAAATTAAAAAAATCTTGCGTGAAACAGATGGCCTAGGCACTGAGGCCACACGCGCTGGCATTATTGAATTACTATTTAAACGCTGCTTTTTACAGCGCCAAGGAAAACATATATTAGCTACCGAAACCGGTAAAGCTCTAATTAATGTATTGCCTGATAAATTAACAAAACCCGATATGACCGCGCTTTGGGAGTCGCAATTAACGCAAATTGCCGAAAAGCATGGTAGTTATACTAGTTTTATGTCACCACTACTTAATGAATTAAAAGGGCATATTGAACTTGCTTGCAAAACACCGGTCACTGGATTTAATCATTTACCCCAGCCAAAACAAAAACCGTTTAAGCGCCGTTATAAACGCAAAGCAAAAACAACCAGTTAA
- a CDS encoding PepSY-associated TM helix domain-containing protein: MKIKSDILRTYQNVHTWTGIVAGLFLFIGFFAGSITMFRSAIDDWATPPSYQLPHTDLASIEAALPKVLANYPEAQKELVISFDNTQSPFTWYTQGGGRGLRLDDQTVHATVDEKGEIITHDSTVNELSGLVDMLHRTGGILGEVAGHHMLGEFIMGFAALLYFIALVSGVIFLLPTLTKSFFALRSAKGANRFWLDSHNLVGIASLPFHIIIAFTAVVFAFHDFFYAGLSQVYGDNELFPSDPPNKQVYTLDHLPTLSDYFETAAAYAPGYQVSEIRLSGLSGARANAAISLVNENEVMRGPNTDFIFMHPYTLNIQTSSISSGDQGVWVNAVSTYFALHFGSYGGNFGRWLYFVMGLAGAFLFYTGNLLWLEKRRQKQGKQTKSVQFMAKLTIGVCLGSLLGVISCFALTKWLSMTSLNINHAYMWIYYSCFIGAIVLSFTVGAAKAAISLIKVSIVACLLIPLTSIIALFLPSLSIWPARGVSQVIIELCALLCAFICFRAHQKCVKRFYSGEKNSIWALANQQTPPIEASLTASK; encoded by the coding sequence ATGAAAATCAAAAGCGATATTTTAAGGACATACCAAAACGTACACACCTGGACAGGTATTGTTGCAGGGCTTTTTTTGTTTATTGGATTTTTTGCTGGCAGTATTACCATGTTTCGCTCAGCAATTGATGATTGGGCAACACCACCAAGTTATCAGCTACCACATACGGATTTAGCAAGTATCGAAGCCGCATTACCAAAAGTGCTCGCCAACTATCCTGAAGCACAAAAAGAGTTAGTGATTAGTTTTGATAATACGCAATCACCCTTTACTTGGTACACCCAAGGCGGTGGCCGCGGGTTGAGGCTTGATGACCAAACAGTGCACGCTACAGTTGATGAAAAGGGTGAGATAATTACTCATGATTCCACCGTAAATGAACTCTCTGGTTTGGTTGATATGTTGCATCGCACTGGCGGTATTTTAGGCGAAGTGGCAGGGCACCATATGTTGGGTGAGTTTATTATGGGTTTTGCTGCGCTTTTGTATTTTATTGCGTTAGTGTCTGGGGTCATTTTCTTATTACCCACATTAACTAAATCATTTTTTGCCCTTCGTAGCGCAAAAGGTGCCAATCGTTTTTGGCTTGATAGCCATAATCTAGTGGGTATTGCCAGTTTGCCATTTCATATCATTATTGCGTTTACCGCCGTGGTTTTTGCTTTTCACGATTTCTTCTATGCAGGGCTCTCACAAGTGTATGGTGATAATGAACTGTTCCCAAGTGATCCGCCTAACAAACAGGTATACACACTAGACCATTTACCAACGCTGTCAGATTATTTTGAAACAGCCGCAGCTTATGCGCCCGGTTATCAAGTAAGTGAAATTCGTTTGTCAGGGCTAAGTGGTGCGCGTGCCAATGCGGCGATTTCACTAGTAAACGAAAATGAAGTAATGCGCGGGCCAAATACCGATTTCATTTTTATGCACCCTTACACCCTCAATATTCAAACCAGCAGTATCTCAAGTGGTGATCAAGGTGTTTGGGTTAATGCTGTAAGCACTTACTTTGCGCTGCATTTCGGCAGTTATGGTGGTAACTTTGGCCGTTGGTTGTATTTTGTGATGGGGCTTGCGGGGGCATTTTTGTTCTACACTGGCAACTTACTTTGGCTTGAAAAGCGCAGGCAAAAGCAAGGTAAACAAACGAAGTCAGTACAATTTATGGCAAAACTCACCATAGGGGTGTGTTTGGGCTCATTACTTGGGGTGATTAGTTGTTTTGCACTCACTAAATGGCTAAGCATGACTAGCCTAAATATTAACCATGCCTACATGTGGATTTACTATAGCTGCTTTATAGGGGCGATTGTTTTAAGTTTTACAGTTGGTGCAGCAAAAGCCGCGATAAGCTTAATTAAAGTCAGTATTGTGGCGTGTTTACTGATACCACTAACATCTATTATTGCGCTATTTTTACCATCGCTTAGTATTTGGCCAGCAAGGGGAGTATCACAGGTTATAATCGAGCTTTGTGCGCTTTTGTGTGCCTTTATTTGCTTTAGAGCGCATCAAAAATGTGTAAAACGTTTTTACTCAGGTGAGAAAAATAGTATTTGGGCTCTTGCAAATCAACAAACACCTCCTATTGAAGCCTCGCTTACCGCCTCTAAATAA
- a CDS encoding TonB-dependent receptor, translated as MPNDKTIGDFKLHTLSLLVLTSLYSTASKAEDDQTLESIEKIIVIGEKADRTLKDTASSVSVIAEETLRSLQHITISQAVSEIPNVVTLTGSVPDIRGVSGNGSATGFNGVSGGARARVSTLIDGVAEPFMADLTGDSGIWDIEQIEVFRGPQSTNNGRNNLGGLIYIKTKDPSYNWEGAARLGYRNQNQYVDSSVMVSGPLIDEQLAFRFTGQLLNGDSFDNSVIYETHEPGFDLNELKTTRIKAKLLWEPDAVKDFSALVTVSDNHEKGDTGRKYYTANNPWDYIPTGQRYMNTDSTTLSLKLDYTLSDSIAFDLLVAGMDYQWGFDSYDVDITNQQSLTVDEDNLTIDSKMRFGLNNSQFYGFVGLAYFEREQDYQSIGGSIYHGHDESESKALYGEASFVFANGFTLIAGGRVERESQYRDFVMDQASVLDQANTITLPKLVLQYAISNNTTATVSARKGYNGAGGALDWYAGEYYYYDSESVNTFEAGVRSSFNSGNINLSANLFYNDYSDYQATDYNRRISNIDAVTTFGFEAEASAMLTQDFKVNAGLGLMRSEIKDSSPEYEHINGNELSSAPGITANLGASYWFTDALSARASINYVDDYYGEITNSEERLAGNYSVARVSLNYELDNWLINAFINNLTDKQATTVYEPPGRRYPDGYAAIIDPRTVGGSVTYRF; from the coding sequence ATGCCTAACGATAAAACGATTGGTGATTTTAAACTACACACGCTTTCTTTACTTGTTTTAACTTCTTTGTACTCAACGGCTAGCAAAGCAGAAGATGATCAAACTCTCGAATCAATAGAAAAAATTATTGTGATCGGTGAAAAAGCGGATCGCACCTTAAAAGATACAGCTTCGAGTGTGTCAGTTATTGCAGAAGAAACATTGCGTTCATTACAACACATAACCATTAGCCAAGCGGTATCTGAAATTCCTAACGTGGTAACACTTACCGGCTCCGTACCGGATATTCGTGGTGTTTCAGGCAATGGCTCTGCAACTGGTTTTAACGGTGTTTCTGGTGGTGCTCGTGCGCGTGTTTCAACATTAATTGACGGTGTAGCTGAACCCTTTATGGCAGATTTAACAGGCGACAGTGGCATTTGGGATATTGAACAAATCGAGGTGTTTCGCGGACCGCAATCAACAAATAACGGTCGCAATAATTTAGGTGGTTTAATTTACATAAAAACCAAAGATCCAAGCTACAACTGGGAAGGTGCTGCAAGGTTAGGTTATCGTAATCAAAACCAATATGTTGATAGTTCAGTTATGGTATCGGGCCCGTTAATTGATGAGCAACTGGCATTTCGCTTTACTGGGCAACTGCTTAACGGTGACTCATTCGACAACAGTGTTATTTACGAGACACATGAACCAGGCTTTGATTTAAATGAATTAAAAACTACCCGAATAAAAGCAAAGTTGTTGTGGGAACCAGACGCTGTTAAGGATTTCTCAGCCTTAGTCACGGTTTCTGACAACCACGAAAAAGGTGATACAGGGCGTAAATATTATACCGCAAATAATCCATGGGATTATATTCCCACCGGTCAGCGTTACATGAATACTGATTCAACCACACTTAGTTTAAAACTAGACTATACGCTTTCAGACAGTATAGCCTTCGATTTATTAGTAGCAGGAATGGACTATCAATGGGGCTTTGACAGCTACGATGTGGACATTACAAATCAACAGAGCTTGACTGTTGATGAAGATAACTTAACCATTGATAGCAAAATGCGTTTTGGTCTAAATAATTCACAATTTTATGGTTTTGTTGGACTTGCCTATTTTGAACGTGAGCAAGATTATCAAAGTATTGGAGGCTCGATTTATCATGGTCATGACGAAAGTGAGTCTAAAGCGCTTTATGGTGAAGCAAGCTTTGTGTTTGCCAATGGTTTCACATTAATTGCCGGTGGTCGCGTTGAACGGGAGTCTCAATATCGAGATTTTGTTATGGATCAAGCGTCAGTGCTTGACCAAGCAAATACCATTACCTTACCTAAACTAGTTTTACAGTATGCAATTTCAAACAACACAACGGCAACAGTAAGTGCGCGCAAAGGGTATAATGGCGCTGGCGGTGCACTGGATTGGTATGCTGGTGAATATTACTACTACGATTCTGAATCAGTAAATACGTTTGAAGCGGGTGTACGTTCAAGCTTTAACAGTGGCAATATCAACCTAAGTGCAAACCTCTTCTATAACGACTATTCAGACTACCAAGCAACTGACTATAACCGTCGAATTTCTAATATTGATGCTGTTACAACATTTGGTTTTGAAGCAGAGGCAAGCGCGATGCTAACTCAAGACTTTAAAGTAAATGCAGGCCTTGGATTAATGCGCTCTGAAATTAAAGATTCCAGTCCTGAGTACGAACATATTAATGGCAATGAACTAAGCTCAGCGCCAGGTATTACTGCCAATTTAGGCGCAAGTTACTGGTTTACAGATGCACTTTCTGCACGTGCTTCGATCAATTATGTTGATGACTACTATGGAGAAATTACCAATAGCGAGGAACGTCTAGCAGGTAACTATAGCGTTGCGCGTGTTTCGCTTAATTATGAGTTAGATAATTGGCTGATTAATGCGTTTATTAACAACTTAACGGATAAACAAGCAACAACAGTGTATGAACCACCAGGTAGACGCTACCCTGATGGCTATGCTGCAATTATCGACCCACGTACTGTAGGAGGTTCGGTAACTTACCGCTTCTAA
- a CDS encoding flagellar motor protein MotB: MSDEAEECKCPPPGLPAWMGTFADLMSLLMCFFVLLLAFSEMDVLKFKQIAGSMKFAFGVQNKIEVKDIPKGTSVIAMEFRPGKPDPTPIETIQQQTVEMTQQMLEFQAGEEDSAGGRQEQRGNRRGGESSSTSKETASEAQQEKTNELLKKIAQQLEKQIIDGAIELESLGQQIIIRIRENGSFPSGSAFLQPQFKPIIQEIAVLLNDVPGEITVSGHTDDFQVSNELYTNNWDLSAKRAVAVATEMQKAPSFDKGRMVVIGRADTRPLEPNVDDESRRRNRRVEISIMQGKAKESTPIDLQ; the protein is encoded by the coding sequence ATGTCGGATGAAGCAGAAGAGTGTAAATGCCCGCCCCCCGGACTACCAGCGTGGATGGGCACCTTTGCTGATCTGATGTCGCTTTTAATGTGCTTCTTTGTACTGTTATTAGCGTTTTCAGAAATGGATGTGTTGAAGTTTAAACAAATTGCTGGCTCCATGAAATTCGCTTTTGGTGTACAAAATAAAATAGAAGTGAAAGACATACCTAAAGGTACTAGTGTAATCGCCATGGAGTTTCGCCCAGGTAAACCGGACCCCACACCAATCGAAACTATTCAACAGCAAACCGTTGAGATGACGCAGCAAATGTTGGAGTTCCAAGCGGGTGAAGAGGACAGCGCCGGTGGTAGGCAAGAGCAGCGCGGTAATCGTCGTGGTGGTGAATCATCTAGTACGTCTAAAGAAACTGCCAGTGAAGCACAACAAGAAAAAACCAATGAGCTATTAAAGAAAATTGCGCAACAATTAGAAAAGCAAATTATCGATGGAGCAATTGAGCTCGAATCACTGGGTCAGCAAATTATTATCCGTATTCGTGAAAACGGTTCGTTTCCATCAGGCAGCGCATTTTTGCAGCCGCAATTTAAACCTATTATTCAAGAAATCGCGGTATTACTTAACGATGTACCGGGTGAAATTACGGTGTCAGGTCATACTGATGATTTTCAAGTAAGTAATGAGCTTTATACCAATAATTGGGATTTATCCGCAAAACGAGCCGTGGCAGTGGCGACTGAAATGCAAAAAGCACCGTCATTTGATAAAGGCCGCATGGTGGTGATTGGTCGAGCTGATACACGGCCACTTGAACCAAATGTGGATGATGAGTCGCGGCGTAGAAATCGTCGTGTTGAGATTTCGATCATGCAAGGTAAAGCTAAAGAGTCGACGCCAATCGATTTACAGTAA